The following coding sequences lie in one Arabidopsis thaliana chromosome 3, partial sequence genomic window:
- the NUDT16 gene encoding nudix hydrolase homolog 16 (nudix hydrolase homolog 16 (NUDT16); FUNCTIONS IN: hydrolase activity; EXPRESSED IN: 24 plant structures; EXPRESSED DURING: 15 growth stages; CONTAINS InterPro DOMAIN/s: NUDIX hydrolase domain-like (InterPro:IPR015797), NUDIX hydrolase, conserved site (InterPro:IPR020084), NUDIX hydrolase domain (InterPro:IPR000086); BEST Arabidopsis thaliana protein match is: nudix hydrolase homolog 12 (TAIR:AT1G12880.1); Has 1172 Blast hits to 1171 proteins in 346 species: Archae - 0; Bacteria - 480; Metazoa - 236; Fungi - 118; Plants - 233; Viruses - 0; Other Eukaryotes - 105 (source: NCBI BLink).) → MVEQRYEDGSRLVAGCIPFRYVNSDKDGNSESGKVIQVLMISSSSGPGLLFPKGGWENDETVREAAAREAVEEAGVRGILMDFLGNYEFKSKSHQDEFSPEGLCKAAMYALYVKEELATWPEHETRTRKWLTIEEAVESCRHPWMKDALVEGFCKWHKEKMVKGEEITGEH, encoded by the exons ATGGTAGAG CAGCGGTACGAGGATGGCTCTCGTCTCGTCGCCGG GTGTATTCCGTTTAGGTATGTAAATTCTGACAAAGATGGTAATTCTGAATCTGGGAAAGTGATTCAAGTGTTGATGATCAGCTCGTCTAGTGGACCTGGACTTTTGTTTCCCAAG GGAGGATGGGAGAATGATGAGACAGTCAGGGAGGCTGCAGCGAGGGAAGCAGTGGAAGAAGCAGGAGTCCGTGGGATTCTTATG GATTTTTTGGGGAATTATGAGTTCAAGAGCAAATCACACCAAGATGAGTTTAGCCCAGAAGGTTTATGTAAAGCGGCAATGTACGCGTTGTATGTGAAAGAAGAGCTAGCGACGTGGCCGGAACATGAGACGAGAACACGTAAATGGCTGACAATTGAAGAAGCGGTAGAGAGTTGCAGGCACCCTTGGATGAAGGACGCATTGGTGGAAGGATTCTGTAAATGGCATAAGGAGAAGATGGTTAAAGGAGAGGAGATAACTGGTGAACATTGA
- the DRT100 gene encoding Leucine-rich repeat (LRR) family protein (DNA-DAMAGE REPAIR/TOLERATION 100 (DRT100); CONTAINS InterPro DOMAIN/s: Leucine-rich repeat-containing N-terminal domain, type 2 (InterPro:IPR013210), Leucine-rich repeat (InterPro:IPR001611); BEST Arabidopsis thaliana protein match is: Leucine-rich repeat (LRR) family protein (TAIR:AT3G20820.1); Has 34126 Blast hits to 33731 proteins in 4830 species: Archae - 159; Bacteria - 16481; Metazoa - 3906; Fungi - 1752; Plants - 1258; Viruses - 310; Other Eukaryotes - 10260 (source: NCBI BLink).), which yields MRKLLASPFSSLLAVVFISVISVVRCCSPKDQTALNAFKSSLSEPNLGIFNTWSENTDCCKEWYGISCDPDSGRVTDISLRGESEDAIFQKAGRSGYMSGSIDPAVCDLTALTSLVLADWKGITGEIPPCITSLASLRILDLAGNKITGEIPAEIGKLSKLAVLNLAENQMSGEIPASLTSLIELKHLELTENGITGVIPADFGSLKMLSRVLLGRNELTGSIPESISGMERLADLDLSKNHIEGPIPEWMGNMKVLSLLNLDCNSLTGPIPGSLLSNSGLDVANLSRNALEGTIPDVFGSKTYLVSLDLSHNSLSGRIPDSLSSAKFVGHLDISHNKLCGRIPTGFPFDHLEATSFSDNQCLCGGPLTTSC from the coding sequence atgagaAAGTTGTTGGCATCGCCGTTTAGTTCATTACTCGCCGTCGTTTTCATTTCCGTCATCTCCGTCGTCAGATGCTGCTCTCCTAAAGATCAGACGGCTCTCAATGCTTTCAAGTCGTCACTGAGCGAACCAAACCTCGGTATCTTCAACACTTGGTCTGAAAACACTGATTGTTGCAAGGAATGGTACGGTATCAGCTGCGATCCTGATTCGGGTCGGGTCACTGATATTTCTCTCCGGGGAGAATCTGAAGACGCCATTTTCCAAAAGGCAGGCCGGTCCGGTTATATGTCCGGTTCGATTGATCCAGCAGTTTGTGACTTAACCGCACTCACTTCCCTCGTTCTCGCCGACTGGAAAGGAATCACCGGAGAGATTCCTCCGTGCATTACTTCCCTAGCTTCGCTCCGTATCCTCGATCTCGCCGGCAACAAGATCACCGGGGAGATTCCCGCGGAAATCGGCAAACTCTCGAAACTCGCTGTTTTAAACCTCGCCGAGAATCAAATGTCCGGCGAGATTCCGGCGTCACTGACGTCACTCATCGAGTTGAAGCATCTTGAATTGACGGAAAATGGAATCACCGGCGTGATCCCGGCCGATTTCGGATCGTTGAAGATGTTGAGCAGAGTTTTACTGGGCCGTAACGAACTAACCGGGTCAATTCCAGAGTCGATCTCGGGTATGGAACGGTTAGCGGATCTGGATCTATCCAAAAACCATATCGAAGGTCCGATACCCGAATGGATGGGTAACATGAAGGTACTCTCACTTTTGAATCTCGATTGCAATTCGTTAACCGGTCCAATCCCCGGTTCGCTTCTTAGCAATTCCGGTTTAGATGTTGCCAATTTGAGCCGAAATGCGTTGGAAGGAACTATACCCGACGTTTTCGGGTCAAAAACGTATTTAGTTTCGCTTGATCTGTCACACAATAGTCTATCGGGTCGGATCCCGGATTCGTTGTCGTCAGCTAAGTTTGTGGGACATTTGGATATTAGCCATAACAAGCTTTGTGGGCGTATTCCAACGGGTTTTCCTTTTGATCACCTTGAAGCTACGTCGTTTAGTGACAACCAATGTCTCTGCGGTGGCCCTTTGACGACGTCATGTTAA
- the NUDT16 gene encoding nudix hydrolase homolog 16 (nudix hydrolase homolog 16 (NUDT16); FUNCTIONS IN: hydrolase activity; EXPRESSED IN: 24 plant structures; EXPRESSED DURING: 15 growth stages; CONTAINS InterPro DOMAIN/s: NUDIX hydrolase domain-like (InterPro:IPR015797), NUDIX hydrolase, conserved site (InterPro:IPR020084), NUDIX hydrolase domain (InterPro:IPR000086); BEST Arabidopsis thaliana protein match is: nudix hydrolase homolog 12 (TAIR:AT1G12880.1); Has 1169 Blast hits to 1168 proteins in 345 species: Archae - 0; Bacteria - 470; Metazoa - 236; Fungi - 123; Plants - 235; Viruses - 0; Other Eukaryotes - 105 (source: NCBI BLink).), producing MCDLVARTGRLQQRYEDGSRLVAGCIPFRYVNSDKDGNSESGKVIQVLMISSSSGPGLLFPKGGWENDETVREAAAREAVEEAGVRGILMDFLGNYEFKSKSHQDEFSPEGLCKAAMYALYVKEELATWPEHETRTRKWLTIEEAVESCRHPWMKDALVEGFCKWHKEKMVKGEEITGEH from the exons ATGTGTGATTTGGTCGCGCGTACGGGTCGTCTCCAGCAGCGGTACGAGGATGGCTCTCGTCTCGTCGCCGG GTGTATTCCGTTTAGGTATGTAAATTCTGACAAAGATGGTAATTCTGAATCTGGGAAAGTGATTCAAGTGTTGATGATCAGCTCGTCTAGTGGACCTGGACTTTTGTTTCCCAAG GGAGGATGGGAGAATGATGAGACAGTCAGGGAGGCTGCAGCGAGGGAAGCAGTGGAAGAAGCAGGAGTCCGTGGGATTCTTATG GATTTTTTGGGGAATTATGAGTTCAAGAGCAAATCACACCAAGATGAGTTTAGCCCAGAAGGTTTATGTAAAGCGGCAATGTACGCGTTGTATGTGAAAGAAGAGCTAGCGACGTGGCCGGAACATGAGACGAGAACACGTAAATGGCTGACAATTGAAGAAGCGGTAGAGAGTTGCAGGCACCCTTGGATGAAGGACGCATTGGTGGAAGGATTCTGTAAATGGCATAAGGAGAAGATGGTTAAAGGAGAGGAGATAACTGGTGAACATTGA